The following proteins come from a genomic window of Paenibacillus spongiae:
- a CDS encoding dynamin family protein encodes MSNHVVEKQTIVQTFEHAWIELAKIMAENGDQDHASRLHELREKLAAGKLTVAFCGHFSAGKSTLVNRLCGTNLLPSSPIPTSANIVSITNGQPKAILTRLKDAAAETLEVPLEQLDEYCADGENVRSIRLSYPIPMLGDHTVLLDTPGIDSTDDAHRMATESALHLADVVFYVMDYNHVQSEINFTFAKQLKEWGKPLYLIVNQIDKHREQELSFRDYQASVEEGFANWHLEPSGIIYLSLRNPDHPHTEWNKLKQLLAELAELRGPLSLCSVYDSANHLIREHHKRLEEREAAKREQLIQAAGGEGQAQEIRAEIGMLEARLAELAAEGDKLRVQLRQDVQSLLDNANVTPAVTRDLAHTFLESRKPGFKAGLLFAGAKTAAEQARRLSAFRDEFAAQAAAGIEWHLNDMLRKAADAVGWRDESLEEELKAALHWEVEEQWLIDHVKPGAVFGNEYTMNYSRELAADLKGLYRKRAQEWIDKLADRAAAAGEAAAAPVRARLAELSSQAGALAQLAALDERAASHRARLAALMPPAPPRPALPKPQAAGSGSAHSADAGVAGAAAAEAGPAARPAAAVRAAAAEEPPQPLQRSARARQRLQQPLMRSRKATPWRRSGRLRRGCAKRRTCSRPTRRSHRPSARCATKPTGCSAAGSRSRCSARSARGNPRWPMRCSAMRCCRCRRIRQRLRSTASCRRPMSGRMARHRS; translated from the coding sequence ATGAGCAATCATGTCGTTGAGAAGCAAACCATTGTTCAGACGTTCGAACATGCATGGATTGAATTGGCGAAAATTATGGCCGAGAATGGCGACCAGGATCACGCGTCCCGCCTGCACGAGCTCCGTGAGAAGCTGGCGGCAGGGAAGCTGACGGTCGCATTCTGCGGCCACTTTTCTGCGGGTAAATCGACACTCGTCAACCGGTTATGCGGAACAAATTTACTGCCGTCTAGTCCGATACCGACCAGCGCCAACATCGTCTCGATTACGAACGGACAACCGAAGGCGATTCTGACGCGTCTTAAGGATGCAGCAGCGGAGACGCTGGAGGTTCCGCTCGAGCAGCTGGACGAATACTGCGCCGATGGCGAGAATGTCCGTTCTATCCGGTTGTCTTATCCGATCCCGATGCTGGGCGATCATACGGTATTGCTCGACACGCCGGGTATCGATTCAACGGATGACGCGCATCGGATGGCTACGGAATCGGCGCTCCATCTGGCGGATGTGGTGTTCTATGTGATGGATTACAATCATGTCCAGTCCGAGATCAATTTCACGTTTGCAAAACAGCTGAAGGAGTGGGGCAAGCCGCTCTACTTGATTGTCAATCAAATTGACAAGCACCGGGAGCAGGAGCTTTCCTTCCGGGATTACCAGGCAAGCGTGGAGGAGGGTTTTGCCAATTGGCATCTGGAGCCTTCGGGGATTATCTATTTGTCGCTTCGCAACCCAGATCATCCACATACGGAATGGAACAAGCTAAAGCAGCTCCTTGCTGAGCTGGCCGAGCTTCGCGGGCCACTCTCGCTTTGCAGCGTCTATGACTCGGCGAACCACTTGATACGCGAGCATCACAAGCGGCTCGAGGAGCGGGAGGCCGCAAAGCGCGAGCAGCTGATCCAGGCTGCTGGCGGCGAAGGCCAGGCCCAGGAGATTCGGGCGGAGATCGGGATGCTGGAAGCGCGTCTTGCCGAGCTCGCTGCGGAAGGCGATAAGCTTCGCGTGCAGCTGCGGCAGGATGTGCAGAGCTTGCTGGACAATGCGAACGTGACCCCGGCCGTTACGAGAGATTTGGCTCATACGTTTCTGGAGAGCCGTAAACCGGGCTTTAAGGCGGGCTTGCTCTTCGCCGGAGCGAAGACGGCTGCGGAGCAAGCCCGGCGGCTTTCGGCATTCCGGGACGAATTTGCCGCTCAAGCCGCTGCCGGCATCGAGTGGCATCTGAACGATATGCTGCGTAAGGCTGCCGACGCGGTCGGCTGGCGCGACGAATCGCTGGAGGAAGAGCTGAAGGCTGCTCTCCACTGGGAAGTGGAAGAGCAGTGGCTGATCGATCATGTGAAGCCGGGCGCCGTGTTCGGCAACGAATACACGATGAACTACAGCCGCGAGCTTGCCGCGGATCTGAAAGGGCTGTACCGCAAGCGGGCGCAGGAGTGGATCGACAAGCTTGCGGACCGCGCTGCGGCGGCGGGCGAAGCCGCCGCAGCTCCCGTGCGCGCACGGCTTGCGGAGCTGAGCTCACAAGCCGGCGCGCTGGCGCAGCTGGCCGCGCTGGATGAGCGCGCGGCTTCGCATCGGGCGCGGCTGGCGGCGCTGATGCCGCCGGCGCCGCCGCGTCCGGCGCTGCCGAAGCCGCAGGCGGCCGGCAGCGGGTCCGCGCATAGCGCGGACGCCGGCGTCGCCGGCGCTGCTGCGGCAGAGGCAGGGCCCGCGGCCCGGCCTGCCGCAGCCGTTCGCGCCGCGGCGGCTGAGGAGCCCCCTCAGCCTCTGCAGCGGTCCGCTCGCGCGAGGCAGCGCCTGCAGCAGCCGCTGATGCGCTCGCGCAAGGCGACGCCTTGGCGCCGCAGCGGCAGGCTGCGGCGCGGCTGCGCCAAGCGGCGGACCTGCTCGCGCCCTACGAGGCGCTCGCATCGTCCGTCCGCGCGATGCGCGACAAAGCCGACCGGCTGCAGCGCAGCCGGTTCACGATCGCGCTGTTCGGCGCGTTCAGCGCGGGGAAATCCTCGCTGGCCAATGCGCTGCTCGGCGATGCGGTGCTGCCGGTGTCGCCGAATCCGACAACGGCTGCGGTCAACCGCATCGTGCCGCCGACCGATGAGCGGCCGCATGGCTCGGCATCGGTCATGA
- a CDS encoding NAD/NADP transhydrogenase alpha subunit has protein sequence MKCISVYTKDFGLFSDIYEEVMEAPPAENEEKIIEGVTVSGAGEVPDQYIERMRVKPEVVVMKEKERNVTILQHGDVFEICLPSDEAE, from the coding sequence ATGAAATGCATTTCCGTATACACGAAGGATTTCGGCTTGTTCTCGGATATTTACGAAGAGGTAATGGAGGCTCCGCCTGCCGAGAATGAAGAAAAAATTATCGAAGGCGTTACGGTTAGCGGAGCGGGCGAGGTGCCGGATCAATATATTGAACGTATGCGGGTTAAGCCGGAAGTGGTTGTCATGAAAGAGAAGGAGCGGAACGTAACGATTCTGCAGCATGGCGATGTGTTCGAGATTTGTCTTCCTTCAGACGAGGCGGAATAA
- the nth gene encoding endonuclease III, producing the protein MSHILRVIGEMFPDAHCELIHDNPFELTIAVLLSAQCTDETVNKVTATLFKKYRSPADYLAVPQEELEQDIRRIGLFRTKAANIQKLCRILIDEYEGQIPRAHEELVKLPGVGRKTANVVVSNAFGVPAIAVDTHLDRVSKRLGIAKPEDSVLEVEKKLMKLVPREQWTDTHHRLIFFGRYHCKAQNPACPVCPLLDVCKDGQKRMKPATRPTSKENKTKLNGKG; encoded by the coding sequence ATGAGTCATATTTTGCGAGTCATCGGCGAGATGTTTCCGGATGCTCATTGCGAATTGATTCACGACAACCCGTTCGAGCTGACGATAGCCGTGCTGTTGTCCGCGCAATGCACCGACGAAACCGTGAACAAGGTAACGGCTACTTTGTTTAAGAAGTACCGTTCGCCAGCTGATTATTTGGCGGTTCCGCAGGAAGAGCTCGAGCAAGATATCCGGCGCATAGGACTGTTCCGCACCAAAGCGGCGAACATTCAAAAGCTGTGCCGCATACTCATTGATGAATATGAAGGCCAAATTCCACGCGCGCACGAGGAGCTTGTCAAGCTGCCCGGTGTCGGCCGCAAGACGGCCAACGTCGTCGTATCGAACGCATTCGGTGTGCCGGCCATTGCGGTTGATACGCATTTGGATCGCGTCTCGAAACGACTTGGCATCGCCAAACCGGAAGACAGCGTGCTCGAAGTAGAGAAGAAGCTAATGAAGCTCGTCCCGAGAGAGCAATGGACCGATACGCACCATCGTCTTATTTTTTTCGGGCGTTATCACTGCAAAGCTCAAAACCCCGCTTGCCCGGTCTGTCCTTTGCTCGATGTGTGCAAGGATGGCCAGAAGCGAATGAAGCCGGCGACAAGGCCGACAAGTAAAGAAAACAAAACCAAATTAAACGGTAAAGGATGA
- a CDS encoding S-layer homology domain-containing protein, producing the protein MHMQNKWKRMLSSITILALLLTGAVSWGQKAGAEEASASSFSDVAQTHWASKHIAKLALQGIVKGYNGQFKPNDNVTQQEAIVMAIRFIGKEDEVGKADSDYVYPATFKVGEYFKPYVEHAMRLKLIDQDEEFKLAEADPSTDWGTRKASREWVTKLIVRAIGEQKKAEEMAGTPSSFTDSKDIGSKYAGYVNAGVSLQLIKGVAGNKFDPKGFITRASIATIFSRAESIYPVAYAGQLNGVLTSKTESSIGLYSDKTDKTYTLTSDSLLYRYDSEKAVKLDDIALHTDILLIADSAGKVLYLEQMADTQKVEKLSGTVARVIPSSNVVWLAKDNDPNPIIINYDNGVVVKDSSGATIPVADLSVDSMVEITRDTYRDKPVIISITVQSAPVNKNTQGVVTAVKASPASITVALSGTGPTETYSVTNPVDIIWQGTITQDLSQVQVGDTVSLEIKASVVTKITVQQTTAKTIRGQFYSASTDSKTIQFVINGKLEAKFVTDIVNVQVEGLPNAGLADLLKDDQLELTLNDKDQVTAVKVLNRKIEVSNGAIIVSYDADLKALIVRDAGTNKLVPVYLTDRTKIENYGVAVKLEEVASLLTKNRKVSVGYAGDKAIFLEFVFKYSGTVTSLNASSGQLSLALTNGSTLTIPLAQYVAVEILGKSNATLSDVKVGSVVSAVMLNNEQDRVNQIQVHTTTQHEIVSVDTSSKKVRLKNIADLSTVELSASTWELYNELGEKISIGNLSAGQIANLTYIGTKPASLKLIPLTVGRIASISPDKVSVTTTNGTVVDVALGSTYSVVKNGITSGSAANLQAGDRVDVRKDTKDQVLITVNSGVSRKYWKYDAAANEIYFKRLNINDNEYKFKLTSSIKILQGETSIPVSQLKDGDQVQVYFSQGVLLEIVKVS; encoded by the coding sequence ATGCACATGCAGAACAAATGGAAAAGAATGCTCTCATCGATTACGATACTCGCATTATTGCTAACAGGGGCAGTATCGTGGGGGCAGAAGGCGGGAGCGGAGGAGGCTTCCGCCTCGTCTTTCTCCGATGTCGCACAAACCCACTGGGCATCGAAGCACATTGCCAAGCTCGCTCTCCAAGGCATTGTGAAGGGGTACAACGGCCAATTCAAGCCGAATGACAATGTAACCCAGCAGGAAGCGATCGTCATGGCGATCCGGTTCATCGGGAAGGAAGATGAAGTCGGCAAGGCGGATTCCGACTATGTTTACCCGGCTACGTTTAAGGTCGGGGAATATTTCAAGCCTTACGTCGAACATGCGATGCGCCTTAAACTGATCGATCAAGATGAAGAATTCAAGCTCGCCGAGGCCGATCCCTCAACCGATTGGGGTACTCGCAAGGCGTCCCGTGAATGGGTTACGAAGCTGATTGTCAGAGCGATTGGCGAGCAGAAGAAAGCGGAAGAAATGGCTGGCACGCCATCATCCTTCACAGATTCCAAAGACATAGGCTCGAAATACGCAGGCTACGTCAACGCGGGCGTCTCGCTCCAACTGATTAAAGGCGTGGCCGGAAACAAGTTCGATCCGAAAGGATTCATCACGCGGGCGTCCATTGCGACGATATTCAGCCGCGCGGAAAGCATCTATCCGGTTGCCTATGCCGGACAGCTTAACGGAGTGCTGACGAGCAAGACCGAATCTTCGATCGGCTTGTACAGCGATAAGACGGACAAGACCTATACGCTGACTTCAGATTCTCTTCTGTACCGGTATGATTCGGAGAAGGCGGTCAAACTGGATGATATTGCTCTACATACCGATATTCTGCTTATCGCCGACAGCGCAGGCAAAGTACTCTACTTGGAGCAAATGGCCGATACGCAGAAGGTAGAGAAGCTGTCGGGGACGGTAGCGCGCGTTATACCTAGCTCGAATGTCGTATGGCTTGCCAAGGATAACGATCCGAATCCGATCATCATCAATTATGACAACGGGGTCGTCGTAAAAGATTCATCAGGAGCTACGATCCCGGTTGCGGATCTGTCCGTGGATAGCATGGTGGAGATTACACGGGATACATACCGGGACAAGCCTGTCATCATCTCCATAACCGTTCAATCCGCGCCTGTCAACAAGAATACCCAAGGCGTGGTAACGGCTGTTAAAGCATCACCGGCTTCGATAACGGTTGCTCTCTCGGGAACTGGTCCGACGGAGACTTACAGTGTCACCAATCCGGTCGATATTATATGGCAGGGAACGATCACGCAGGACTTGTCTCAAGTCCAAGTGGGAGATACCGTTTCGTTAGAAATCAAGGCCAGCGTTGTAACCAAAATTACGGTCCAGCAAACAACGGCTAAGACGATTCGCGGACAATTCTATTCCGCAAGCACGGACAGCAAGACGATTCAATTTGTAATCAATGGCAAATTGGAAGCGAAATTTGTGACAGATATAGTCAATGTTCAAGTTGAAGGGCTGCCCAATGCGGGACTGGCCGACTTGCTTAAGGATGACCAGCTTGAGCTGACGCTGAACGATAAAGATCAAGTGACTGCGGTCAAGGTGCTCAACCGCAAGATCGAAGTGTCGAACGGAGCCATTATCGTTAGCTATGACGCAGATTTGAAGGCGCTCATCGTCCGTGATGCGGGCACGAACAAGCTTGTGCCGGTCTACTTGACGGATAGGACGAAGATCGAGAATTATGGCGTGGCCGTCAAGCTGGAAGAGGTTGCGTCGCTGCTAACCAAAAACCGCAAGGTTTCGGTCGGGTATGCGGGCGATAAAGCCATCTTCCTGGAGTTTGTCTTTAAATACTCGGGTACGGTAACTTCGCTCAATGCAAGCTCAGGCCAGCTGTCGCTGGCGCTGACGAATGGCTCGACCTTGACGATTCCGTTGGCTCAATATGTAGCCGTCGAGATTCTGGGTAAATCAAACGCGACATTATCCGATGTCAAGGTGGGATCTGTCGTATCGGCGGTGATGCTGAATAACGAACAGGATCGAGTGAATCAAATTCAAGTGCATACGACGACCCAGCATGAGATTGTTTCGGTCGATACGTCGTCCAAGAAGGTCAGGCTGAAGAATATTGCCGATCTGTCTACCGTAGAGTTGTCCGCTTCCACATGGGAGCTGTACAACGAACTCGGCGAGAAAATCAGCATCGGCAATTTGTCCGCTGGACAAATCGCCAACTTAACCTATATTGGCACGAAGCCTGCGTCGCTGAAGCTGATTCCGTTGACGGTTGGCAGAATCGCTTCCATATCACCCGATAAAGTAAGTGTTACCACGACTAACGGCACCGTTGTCGATGTTGCTCTTGGCAGCACGTATTCGGTAGTCAAAAACGGTATTACCAGCGGAAGCGCAGCGAACCTGCAAGCAGGAGACCGTGTCGATGTACGGAAGGATACGAAGGATCAGGTTCTGATTACGGTGAACAGCGGCGTATCGAGAAAGTATTGGAAATATGACGCGGCTGCGAACGAGATTTATTTCAAACGTCTCAATATTAACGACAATGAATACAAATTCAAGCTGACCTCATCCATAAAAATATTGCAGGGTGAAACCTCTATTCCGGTATCGCAGTTGAAGGACGGCGATCAGGTTCAGGTTTATTTCTCTCAAGGTGTTCTACTTGAAATTGTCAAAGTTTCGTAA
- a CDS encoding GerMN domain-containing protein, with amino-acid sequence MKRHITSRLAMILCLLLLALVAAGCGQKETADNQSGAAGQPDTTPGAENQQPEPEQQKQQIKVYFTDEEQTGLIEQSSEIVYENEPEKIEAVFKALQSGGSNGAVSLWENVKLLSAKIESGVVTLDIDLPDEARLGAPGEALALEAIEKTYFQLEEVSSIDILINGEQTDSLMGHEGLDHPIVKP; translated from the coding sequence ATGAAAAGACATATCACCTCTCGTCTGGCAATGATCTTATGCTTATTGCTGCTGGCATTGGTTGCCGCCGGATGCGGTCAGAAGGAAACAGCCGATAACCAGAGCGGCGCAGCAGGCCAGCCGGACACAACTCCTGGGGCGGAGAACCAGCAGCCTGAGCCGGAACAGCAGAAACAGCAGATTAAAGTCTATTTCACGGACGAGGAACAGACAGGACTAATCGAGCAATCATCCGAAATCGTCTATGAGAATGAACCGGAGAAGATCGAAGCGGTCTTCAAAGCGCTGCAAAGCGGCGGCTCGAACGGCGCAGTGTCGCTCTGGGAGAACGTGAAGCTGCTGAGTGCGAAGATCGAGAGCGGGGTTGTTACGCTCGATATCGACCTGCCGGATGAAGCGCGGCTCGGAGCGCCTGGCGAAGCTCTTGCTCTGGAAGCGATCGAGAAGACTTATTTTCAGCTTGAAGAAGTATCTTCCATTGATATACTTATTAATGGGGAGCAGACAGATAGCTTGATGGGTCACGAAGGGCTAGATCATCCGATTGTAAAACCATAA
- a CDS encoding N-acetylmuramoyl-L-alanine amidase — translation MKKFVTAVMLLSLLLTLVIPSVSGAAAVAPKLYLNGKLLDSAESRYVGQYTMVPVRTVSEGLGFNVDWSDKTVNVNDGTNAIVLTLDSMNAVVNDRDVALDAPAFAEKGTTFVPLRFVSEQLGLSVYWDKDTQSVHLNQLDKPESPEPPGTSGGGTSGGGTEPGGGTGTSVDATVSAIDFDGLGSIYLSYGGEIGNIKTEVLHNPERVVFDLPNAAFAPQFTPGFNVSGSSSLGEIVVDTHPSLKKIRYSLYSDKPSTIRVVLDVSAETPVNLVRENGLIRLDVLEPTGPVVPPTPEKPSNGTYKVVIDAGHGGKDPGAPAVNGRHEKEFNLAVALKVKALLDKEPKLKAYMTRANDTFIELDDRVKIANDLKADVFVSIHANRASSASVTGTETYYNRANSKEFANVMHKHLVAATGFKDRSVRTAGFRVIKYTTMPAVLLEVGYLSNKGDTEALYNEAKQNRMAEEIVAGIKEYLKVK, via the coding sequence ATGAAGAAGTTTGTTACCGCTGTAATGCTGTTGTCGCTGCTGCTTACTTTAGTCATCCCCAGTGTTAGCGGGGCAGCGGCGGTCGCTCCGAAGCTCTATCTGAACGGAAAGCTGTTGGATTCCGCAGAATCGCGCTATGTCGGTCAATATACGATGGTGCCTGTGCGGACGGTTTCCGAAGGACTTGGCTTCAATGTGGATTGGTCGGACAAAACAGTCAATGTGAATGACGGCACAAACGCCATCGTCCTGACGTTAGACAGCATGAACGCTGTCGTCAACGATCGCGATGTGGCGCTGGACGCCCCGGCATTCGCCGAGAAGGGAACGACATTCGTTCCGCTGCGTTTCGTCAGCGAACAGCTGGGCTTGAGCGTATATTGGGACAAGGATACCCAATCGGTCCATCTGAATCAGCTGGACAAGCCTGAGTCTCCCGAACCACCGGGAACGTCCGGAGGAGGGACGAGCGGGGGGGGAACCGAACCCGGCGGTGGTACCGGTACAAGCGTAGACGCTACGGTCAGCGCAATCGATTTCGACGGGCTGGGAAGCATCTATCTGTCCTATGGCGGTGAAATCGGGAACATCAAGACCGAAGTTCTGCACAACCCGGAACGGGTCGTATTCGACTTGCCGAATGCCGCATTCGCGCCTCAATTCACACCCGGATTCAATGTAAGCGGGAGCTCCTCCCTGGGTGAAATCGTCGTGGATACGCATCCTTCCCTGAAGAAAATCCGTTATTCCCTTTATTCGGACAAGCCTTCAACGATTCGCGTCGTACTGGACGTATCGGCGGAAACGCCGGTCAATCTGGTTCGCGAGAACGGGCTGATCCGTCTGGATGTATTGGAACCAACCGGGCCGGTCGTACCGCCGACGCCGGAAAAACCATCCAATGGCACGTATAAAGTGGTCATCGATGCAGGACATGGCGGGAAAGATCCTGGCGCGCCTGCCGTGAACGGACGACATGAGAAAGAATTCAACCTTGCCGTCGCACTCAAAGTGAAAGCGCTGCTGGACAAAGAACCGAAGCTGAAAGCTTATATGACGCGTGCGAACGACACCTTTATCGAGCTGGACGATCGCGTCAAAATCGCCAATGACTTAAAGGCGGACGTATTCGTATCCATTCACGCCAACCGGGCCTCCAGCGCAAGCGTCACAGGCACCGAAACGTATTACAACCGCGCGAACAGCAAGGAGTTCGCGAACGTCATGCACAAACATTTGGTCGCAGCAACGGGATTCAAGGACCGCAGCGTGCGGACAGCCGGTTTCCGAGTCATCAAATATACGACGATGCCGGCGGTATTGCTTGAGGTAGGCTATCTGTCGAACAAAGGCGACACCGAGGCTCTCTATAACGAAGCGAAGCAAAACCGAATGGCCGAAGAAATCGTCGCAGGTATAAAGGAATATTTGAAGGTGAAATAG
- the leuD gene encoding 3-isopropylmalate dehydratase small subunit, translating into MQAFTKHTGLVAPVDRVNVDTDAIIPKQFLKRIERSGFGQFLFFEWRWDEQGNVIDEFSLNQPRYQGSSVLLSRANFGCGSSREHAPWAILDYGFQVVIAPSFADIFYNNCFKNGILPIRLSEEQVEDLFQRTTKNEGYNLTIDLENKVITDNAGLEIPFDLDEHRRQFLLQGLDDIGLTLQHEDKISAYEANRVAF; encoded by the coding sequence ATGCAAGCATTCACTAAACATACGGGCCTTGTTGCCCCGGTAGACCGTGTCAACGTCGACACGGACGCCATTATACCCAAGCAATTCCTCAAGCGCATCGAACGCAGCGGCTTCGGCCAGTTCTTGTTCTTCGAATGGCGCTGGGACGAGCAAGGGAACGTCATCGATGAGTTCAGCCTGAACCAGCCGCGTTACCAGGGATCATCGGTTCTTCTCTCACGTGCGAATTTCGGCTGCGGATCCTCCCGCGAGCATGCGCCATGGGCCATTTTGGACTACGGCTTCCAGGTTGTAATCGCGCCGTCGTTCGCGGATATCTTCTATAATAACTGTTTCAAGAACGGCATTCTGCCGATTCGCTTGAGCGAAGAGCAAGTCGAGGATTTGTTCCAGCGCACGACGAAGAACGAGGGCTATAATCTGACAATCGATCTGGAGAACAAGGTGATTACGGACAATGCCGGTTTGGAAATTCCGTTCGACCTTGACGAGCACCGCCGCCAGTTCCTGCTGCAAGGGCTGGACGATATCGGTCTGACGCTCCAGCATGAAGACAAAATTTCCGCTTACGAAGCAAACCGAGTCGCTTTCTAA
- the leuC gene encoding 3-isopropylmalate dehydratase large subunit has product MTKKTMFEKIWDNHVIHSEAGKPSILYIDLHLVHEVTSPQAFEGLRMTGRKVRRPELTFATMDHNVPTKDRYNITDPISKQQIDTLTQNCKDFGVTLFDLDSIDQGVVHVMGPELGLTHPGKTIVCGDSHTSTHGAFGALAFGIGTSEVEHVMATQCLQQAKPKTMEVKFIGSRKPGVTAKDLILGVIAKYGTDFATGYVIEYTGEAITSLSMEERMTVCNMSIEGGARAGLIAPDQTTFEYLRGREYAPQDEAYDSAVAAWEQLTTDEGASYDTVVEFDVDSLIPQVTWGTSPGMGTDITSKVPNPADMATENERKAAEKALEYMDLKPGTPMNEIPVDYVFIGSCTNGRIEDLRAASEIAKGYKVSEGVTAIVVPGSGRVKIQAEKEGLDKIFIDAGFEWRDAGCSMCLAMNPDVLQPGQRCASTSNRNFEGRQGRGGRTHLVSPEMAAAAAIMGKFTDVRDWNVKSEVLN; this is encoded by the coding sequence ATGACGAAAAAAACGATGTTTGAGAAAATCTGGGACAACCACGTCATTCATTCGGAAGCCGGGAAACCGAGCATTCTGTATATCGATTTGCACTTGGTTCACGAAGTAACGTCCCCGCAAGCTTTCGAAGGACTCCGCATGACCGGCCGCAAGGTCCGCCGTCCGGAATTGACGTTCGCCACAATGGATCACAACGTTCCTACGAAAGACCGTTACAATATTACAGATCCGATTTCGAAGCAGCAGATCGATACGCTTACTCAGAACTGTAAAGATTTCGGCGTTACGCTGTTCGATCTGGACAGCATCGACCAGGGCGTTGTCCACGTTATGGGTCCTGAGCTTGGTTTGACCCACCCGGGCAAAACCATCGTGTGCGGCGACAGCCATACGTCCACGCACGGCGCTTTCGGAGCGCTGGCTTTCGGAATCGGCACCAGTGAAGTGGAGCATGTTATGGCCACTCAATGTCTGCAGCAAGCAAAGCCAAAGACGATGGAAGTCAAATTTATCGGAAGCCGCAAGCCGGGTGTAACGGCGAAGGACTTGATTCTTGGCGTTATCGCCAAATACGGCACAGATTTCGCGACAGGCTATGTCATTGAATATACCGGCGAAGCGATCACTTCGCTATCGATGGAAGAGCGCATGACCGTATGCAACATGTCGATCGAAGGCGGCGCTCGCGCAGGCTTGATCGCGCCTGACCAAACGACATTCGAATATCTCCGCGGACGCGAATACGCTCCTCAAGACGAAGCGTATGACAGTGCGGTAGCGGCTTGGGAACAATTGACGACAGACGAAGGCGCATCTTACGATACCGTGGTCGAGTTCGATGTGGATTCCCTCATCCCGCAAGTTACCTGGGGAACGAGCCCGGGCATGGGAACCGACATTACGTCGAAGGTCCCTAATCCTGCCGACATGGCGACAGAGAACGAACGCAAAGCAGCCGAGAAGGCTCTGGAATATATGGACCTGAAGCCAGGAACGCCAATGAATGAAATTCCGGTCGATTATGTCTTCATCGGTTCCTGTACGAATGGCCGGATCGAAGACCTGCGCGCAGCATCCGAAATCGCGAAAGGCTATAAAGTCAGCGAAGGCGTAACGGCAATCGTCGTACCAGGCTCCGGCCGCGTCAAAATTCAAGCCGAGAAGGAAGGGCTTGACAAGATTTTCATCGATGCTGGTTTTGAATGGCGGGATGCAGGCTGCTCCATGTGCCTCGCAATGAATCCGGATGTTCTCCAGCCGGGACAGCGCTGCGCATCGACATCCAACCGTAACTTCGAAGGCCGTCAAGGCCGCGGCGGGCGTACGCATCTCGTATCGCCGGAGATGGCTGCAGCTGCGGCAATTATGGGCAAATTCACCGATGTTCGCGACTGGAACGTTAAGTCGGAAGTACTGAACTAA
- a CDS encoding LysR family transcriptional regulator, which yields MEFRQLQYVIQIAQEKNFSRAAEKLHIAQPSLSQQLSKLEKEIGVLLFRRTTNSVELTHAGAVFVNKAQHILDSVEQLKQELDDLAHMRKGKLVVGSLPMTGSHVLPLVLPIFAKQYPEIEVMLVEDTSSRLEQLTASGQTDLSLLSLPLADPSLSWEPIIEEEICLAVPPGHPLAASSIPVALSDLSSEPFIVLKKGQGFRQIAFELCSKGGFEPRIVFESGNIETVQSLVAAGMGIAFVPKMIARAKRSEFMPVYLPLAAPVPSRTLVIASRKGRYLSKAAEAFITTMKTTLESHYDS from the coding sequence ATGGAATTTCGTCAATTGCAATATGTCATCCAAATCGCGCAGGAGAAAAACTTTTCGCGGGCGGCGGAGAAGCTGCATATCGCGCAGCCCTCCCTAAGTCAGCAGCTGTCCAAGCTGGAGAAAGAAATCGGCGTGCTGCTGTTCCGTCGAACGACGAATTCGGTGGAACTGACGCACGCCGGTGCCGTGTTTGTAAACAAGGCTCAGCATATTCTGGACAGCGTGGAGCAGCTGAAGCAGGAGCTGGACGACCTTGCCCATATGCGCAAAGGAAAGCTTGTCGTCGGCAGTCTGCCCATGACCGGCTCCCATGTGCTTCCGCTGGTGCTGCCCATCTTCGCGAAGCAATACCCGGAGATTGAAGTCATGCTCGTCGAGGATACCTCTTCCCGGCTTGAGCAGCTGACAGCCAGCGGACAGACCGATTTAAGCTTGCTTTCCTTGCCTCTGGCCGATCCTTCGCTATCATGGGAGCCTATAATAGAAGAGGAGATTTGTCTGGCAGTCCCGCCCGGGCATCCGCTTGCGGCAAGCAGCATTCCGGTTGCGCTCTCCGACTTGTCCAGCGAGCCGTTCATCGTCTTGAAGAAAGGACAAGGCTTCCGGCAAATCGCCTTCGAGCTTTGCAGCAAAGGCGGCTTCGAGCCGCGGATCGTCTTCGAGAGCGGGAATATCGAAACGGTGCAGTCGCTCGTCGCGGCAGGCATGGGAATCGCCTTCGTTCCGAAGATGATCGCCCGGGCCAAGAGGAGCGAATTTATGCCGGTTTATCTCCCCTTAGCCGCCCCTGTACCTTCACGGACGCTGGTCATTGCAAGCCGCAAGGGCCGCTATCTGTCGAAAGCGGCGGAAGCCTTCATAACGACCATGAAGACGACGTTAGAAAGTCATTACGATTCATAA